From one Musa acuminata AAA Group cultivar baxijiao chromosome BXJ2-6, Cavendish_Baxijiao_AAA, whole genome shotgun sequence genomic stretch:
- the LOC103989784 gene encoding aldehyde oxidase GLOX-like: MTPSARTTRTRNTTIASSSSFVLPLLLVLVGLSTVRTAAPVKGRGEWRLLRASIGISAMHMQLLPDDTVVIFDRTDFGRSNISLPGGRCRFDSYDLALTTDCTAHSVLLLLPSAAVRPLSLLTDTWCSSGALLPNGSLLQTGGFNDGDRVIRLFSPSRGGRSDWVERPFYLSVRRWYASNQLLPDGRVIILGGRRQFSYEFFPRELAGSRTVFQFPFLLDTWNRETENNLYPFLHLLPDGTLFVFANDRAVVLDAIRHRVLRRLPPVPGGPRSYPSSGSSVLLPLRPGAAPEVLVCGGTPWGSYRAALNGTFLPALRTCARIKPADSDPAWSLEDMPLPRVMGDMLLLPTCDVLIVNGAAAGTAGWELARNPVTRPVLYHPDRPAGRRFAVLKRSRIPRMYHSTAILDTYGRVLVGGSNPQAHYAFANVMYPTELSLEAFHPPYLAARTRPRVAAAPREVGYGERVALRFEAAGHYGAWEELVVEVVAVAPAFATHAVGMNQRAVVLEASRAVWAWGNFGYVAEVVAPPSPNVAPPGYYLWFVVHAGVPSNGVWVRIR, translated from the coding sequence ATGACCCCGAGTGCAAgaacaacaagaacaagaaacaccaccatcgcctcctcctcctcctttgttcTACCTTTGCTTCTCGTTCTTGTCGGGCTTTCGACGGTGAGAACTGCGGCACCTGTTAAAGGCAGAGGGGAATGGCGACTTCTCCGCGCGAGCATCGGCATCTCCGCGATGCACATGCAGCTCCTCCCCGACGACACGGTGGTGATCTTTGACCGCACCGATTTTGGCCGCTCCAACATCTCCCTTCCCGGCGGCAGATGCCGCTTCGACTCTTACGACCTCGCCCTTACCACTGACTGCACCGCCCActctgtcctcctcctcctcccctccgcaGCCGTCCGCCCCCTCAGTCTCCTCACCGACACCTGGTGCTCCTCTGGCGCCCTCCTTCCCAATGGCTCCCTCCTCCAGACTGGCGGCTTCAACGACGGCGACCGTGTCATCCGCCTTTTCTCCCCGTCGCGTGGCGGCCGCTCCGACTGGGTGGAACGGCCCTTCTATCTCAGTGTCCGCAGATGGTACGCGTCCAACCAGCTCCTACCAGACGGCCGCGTCATCATCCTCGGCGGCCGCCGCCAGTTCTCCTACGAGTTCTTCCCCCGCGAGTTAGCCGGCAGCAGAACAGTCTTTCAGTTCCCGTTCTTGTTGGACACTTGGAACCGCGAGACCGAGAACAACCTGTACCcgttcctccacctcctcccggACGGGACCCTCTTCGTTTTCGCCAACGACCGTGCCGTCGTCCTTGACGCAATCCGCCATCGCGTTCTTCGACGCCTACCGCCCGTCCCTGGCGGCCCACGCAGCTACCCAAGCTCTGGCTCCTCCGTCCTCCTGCCCCTCCGCCCCGGCGCCGCCCCCGAGGTCCTCGTCTGCGGTGGCACACCGTGGGGATCCTACCGGGCCGCGCTCAACGGCACCTTCCTTCCGGCACTCCGCACGTGCGCCCGTATCAAGCCGGCCGACTCGGACCCCGCCTGGTCCTTAGAGGATATGCCCCTCCCGCGCGTCATGGGCGACATGCTCCTCCTCCCCACCTGCGACGTCCTCATCGTCAACGGCGCCGCCGCCGGCACCGCCGGGTGGGAGCTAGCGCGCAACCCCGTGACAAGACCGGTCCTCTACCACCCGGACCGACCTGCAGGGAGACGATTCGCGGTACTGAAACGTTCGCGGATCCCGCGGATGTACCACTCGACGGCGATCCTGGACACGTACGGGCGGGTGCTCGTCGGGGGGAGCAACCCGCAGGCGCACTACGCCTTCGCCAACGTGATGTACCCGACAGAGCTGAGCCTTGAGGCATTCCACCCACCGTACCTGGCGGCCCGGACTCGTCCGCGCGTGGCGGCTGCGCCGCGGGAAGTGGGCTACGGCGAGAGGGTAGCGCTGAGGTTCGAGGCGGCGGGGCACTACGGAGCGTGGGAGGAGTTGGTGGTAGAGGTGGTAGCGGTGGCGCCGGCGTTTGCGACGCACGCAGTGGGGATGAACCAGCGAGCGGTGGTGCTGGAGGCATCGCGGGCGGTCTGGGCGTGGGGGAACTTCGGGTACGTGGCCGAGGTGGTGGCGCCGCCTTCGCCGAACGTGGCGCCGCCCGGGTACTACCTCTGGTTCGTGGTGCATGCCGGGGTGCCGAGCAACGGCGTTTGGGTCAGAATCCGGTAG